One genomic region from Stackebrandtia nassauensis DSM 44728 encodes:
- a CDS encoding class I SAM-dependent methyltransferase, translated as MTAVYTHGHHTSVLRSHRWRTAENSAAYLLDHLAPTQRLLDVGCGPGTITADLAARVAAVTAVDTSASVLAEARAFGDDRQLTNVDYQVADVHSLPFDDDTFDVVHAHQVLQHVADPIAALREMRRVCRPGGIVAARDADYEAMTWYPAIPELDEWLDLYRRVARDNHGEPDAGRRLLAWAHEAGFETVTPSADVWCYATPTDREWWSGMWAERITSSGIATTSVDNGHASPADLQRLSQGWQRWGAEADAWFTVLHGEIVAVA; from the coding sequence GTGACGGCCGTCTACACCCACGGACACCACACCTCGGTGCTGCGCTCCCACCGCTGGCGAACCGCCGAGAACTCGGCGGCCTACCTGCTGGACCACCTCGCACCGACCCAGCGACTGCTGGACGTGGGCTGCGGCCCGGGCACCATCACCGCCGACCTCGCCGCACGGGTCGCCGCCGTCACCGCCGTCGACACCTCCGCATCAGTACTGGCCGAAGCCCGCGCGTTCGGCGACGACCGCCAACTGACCAACGTGGACTACCAAGTCGCCGACGTCCACAGTCTCCCCTTCGACGACGACACCTTCGACGTCGTCCACGCGCACCAGGTCCTCCAACACGTCGCCGACCCGATCGCCGCACTACGCGAAATGCGCCGCGTATGCCGCCCCGGCGGAATCGTCGCCGCCCGAGACGCCGACTACGAAGCCATGACGTGGTACCCCGCCATCCCCGAACTCGACGAATGGCTGGACCTGTACCGCCGCGTCGCCCGCGACAACCACGGCGAACCCGACGCGGGCCGCCGCCTCCTGGCCTGGGCCCACGAGGCCGGATTCGAAACGGTCACCCCCTCCGCCGATGTCTGGTGCTACGCCACCCCCACCGATCGCGAGTGGTGGAGCGGCATGTGGGCCGAACGGATCACGAGCTCCGGCATCGCCACCACGTCCGTCGACAATGGCCACGCCAGCCCCGCCGATCTCCAACGTCTGTCCCAAGGCTGGCAACGCTGGGGCGCCGAAGCCGACGCCTGGTTCACCGTCCTACACGGCGAGATCGTCGCCGTGGCCTAG
- a CDS encoding M4 family metallopeptidase → MKRHIALGAVLALAAGILTSSVAGNHTADSVKPEVSLDTAAKSADAYIEPHAKEIHADADKEKFQRVDAQRSHGLTYVSYEREYRGLPVVGGDFVVVTDNSGEVKYSQAAQSKRISVGIDPKVSKSAATKKAEKATKGDAQGDPRLVVLAWGDPALAWETVVDAKTSEGMPTETYVYTDAVSGKVLEKSEVTRAGTGNTHYNGTPGTVTFGTTSSGGSYVMRDPARNGLSCARQGGQPYTDADDTWGNGTGSDLVTACVDAMYAAGQQGDMLSTWLGRNGINGNGGYYPLYVGLQQQNAFWNGSSATFGYAPGGQLVPLDVVAHELGHGIFQTTPGGSSGNNETGGLNEGTGDIFGALTEWWDNQPTTSGYDAPDYLVGERADFLIRDMANPGSQGDPNCWSTSIPNTEVHAAAGPINHWFYLLAEGTAAGGPGKPGSTTCNGTTLSGIGIQKAGQVFMGALNGKTSGWTYTQARRAALNFAATSTLFPTCAEYNAAKAAFNAVSVPASSDPTCSKGTNDFSVSVSPTSGKIDQGGSTTATVNTATTSGSAQQVALSATANNSTVTASVSPSTVTSGNSATLTVSAAANTPDGTYTVTVKGTATSGSKEATYSIQVGDVTGPVEVFTDDFTGDKGWTTNAGGGDTATLGVWSRGDPAATTYSGTTLQRNDCASETTCLVTDPRAGTGPGDYDVDGGITSVTSPQFALPSGKSASLKFQGYLAHLNNSSSADYLRISVQTSSGTTTVHTVSGAASNRSGTWTGYTVDLSAYAGQSVRLVVSAADASTGSLVEAAVDNVVVTSG, encoded by the coding sequence TTGAAACGCCATATTGCCCTTGGCGCTGTCTTGGCTCTGGCCGCCGGGATCTTGACCAGTTCTGTCGCCGGGAACCACACCGCCGACTCTGTCAAACCCGAAGTCAGCCTTGACACGGCGGCCAAATCCGCCGACGCCTATATCGAGCCCCATGCCAAAGAGATACACGCCGACGCCGACAAGGAGAAGTTCCAGCGAGTCGACGCCCAACGCTCGCACGGATTGACATACGTCAGCTACGAACGCGAATACCGCGGCCTTCCCGTGGTGGGCGGCGACTTCGTCGTCGTCACCGACAACAGCGGCGAGGTCAAGTACTCGCAAGCCGCGCAGTCCAAACGCATCAGTGTCGGCATCGACCCCAAGGTCTCCAAGTCCGCCGCGACCAAGAAGGCCGAGAAGGCCACCAAGGGCGACGCCCAGGGTGACCCGCGCCTGGTGGTGCTGGCCTGGGGCGACCCGGCCCTGGCCTGGGAAACCGTCGTGGACGCCAAGACGTCCGAAGGCATGCCCACTGAGACCTATGTGTACACCGACGCCGTCTCCGGCAAGGTGCTGGAGAAGTCCGAGGTGACCCGCGCCGGTACCGGAAACACCCACTACAACGGGACTCCCGGAACCGTGACCTTCGGGACCACCTCCTCGGGTGGCTCCTATGTGATGCGTGACCCCGCCCGCAACGGTCTCTCCTGTGCCCGGCAGGGCGGCCAGCCCTACACCGACGCCGACGACACCTGGGGCAACGGAACCGGTTCCGATCTCGTGACCGCCTGTGTGGACGCCATGTACGCGGCCGGACAGCAGGGCGACATGCTCAGCACCTGGCTGGGCCGCAACGGGATCAACGGCAACGGCGGCTACTACCCGCTGTACGTCGGATTGCAGCAGCAGAACGCCTTCTGGAACGGCAGCTCCGCCACCTTCGGGTACGCACCCGGTGGCCAGCTGGTGCCGCTCGACGTCGTCGCCCACGAACTGGGACACGGCATCTTCCAGACCACCCCGGGTGGGTCCAGCGGCAACAACGAGACCGGCGGACTCAACGAGGGCACCGGCGACATCTTCGGCGCCCTGACCGAGTGGTGGGACAACCAGCCCACCACCTCCGGTTACGACGCGCCGGACTACCTGGTCGGCGAGCGCGCCGACTTCCTGATCCGCGACATGGCCAACCCGGGCTCGCAGGGCGACCCGAACTGTTGGAGCACTTCGATTCCCAACACCGAGGTGCACGCGGCGGCCGGTCCGATCAACCACTGGTTCTACCTGCTGGCCGAGGGCACCGCGGCCGGTGGCCCCGGTAAGCCGGGCAGCACCACCTGCAACGGCACCACCCTTTCCGGTATCGGGATCCAGAAGGCCGGACAGGTCTTCATGGGCGCCCTGAACGGCAAGACCTCCGGCTGGACCTACACCCAGGCCCGCCGGGCGGCGCTGAACTTCGCCGCCACCAGCACCCTGTTCCCGACCTGCGCCGAGTACAACGCCGCCAAGGCCGCGTTCAACGCGGTCAGCGTCCCGGCCTCCAGCGACCCGACCTGCTCGAAGGGCACCAACGACTTCAGCGTCTCGGTCTCGCCGACCTCCGGGAAGATCGACCAGGGTGGCAGCACCACCGCCACCGTCAACACCGCCACGACCTCGGGTTCGGCGCAGCAGGTGGCACTGTCGGCCACGGCCAACAACTCGACCGTGACCGCGTCGGTGTCGCCGTCCACTGTGACGTCCGGCAACAGCGCGACGCTGACGGTCTCGGCGGCGGCGAACACCCCCGACGGCACCTACACGGTGACCGTCAAGGGAACCGCCACCTCCGGGTCCAAGGAGGCGACGTACTCCATCCAGGTCGGTGACGTGACCGGACCGGTCGAGGTCTTCACCGACGACTTCACCGGCGACAAGGGCTGGACGACCAACGCGGGCGGCGGCGACACCGCCACCCTGGGCGTCTGGTCGCGCGGCGACCCGGCAGCGACCACCTACAGTGGAACGACGTTGCAGCGCAACGACTGCGCCAGTGAGACGACGTGTCTGGTGACCGATCCCCGCGCGGGCACCGGTCCCGGTGACTACGACGTGGACGGTGGCATCACCTCGGTGACCTCGCCGCAGTTCGCGCTGCCGAGCGGCAAGTCCGCCTCGCTGAAGTTCCAGGGCTACCTGGCACATCTGAACAACTCCTCCTCCGCCGACTACCTGCGGATCAGTGTCCAGACCTCGTCCGGAACGACGACGGTTCACACGGTGTCGGGCGCGGCCAGCAACCGCTCCGGAACCTGGACGGGTTACACAGTGGACCTGTCGGCCTACGCCGGCCAGTCCGTCCGCCTGGTGGTCTCCGCCGCCGACGCGTCCACCGGCAGCCTCGTCGAGGCCGCCGTGGACAACGTGGTGGTGACCAGCGGATAA
- a CDS encoding TetR/AcrR family transcriptional regulator produces the protein MPRNTLTSDQIVRAAIELLDAEGLDGLNMRALGARLDSAATAVYWHVKSKDNLVRLAGDRVWGEIKLPDVDENNWRPAALALANSLHAMLTDHAWLGPAFGSYLFYGPGKARFDDRSLAVFEAAGFTPDEADQAAGTVMLFVLASSLSTSMELSLTRRISRAGGDPTEQMRETIAKQSEIAMDYPYLRARLDSTAATDYTAAPDNSFNFGLESILDGFEARLKAKGRG, from the coding sequence ATGCCGCGAAACACGCTGACCAGCGACCAGATCGTCCGCGCCGCCATCGAACTGCTGGACGCCGAGGGCCTGGACGGCCTCAACATGCGCGCCCTGGGCGCCAGGCTCGACTCGGCCGCCACCGCCGTCTACTGGCACGTCAAGAGCAAGGACAACCTGGTCCGGCTGGCCGGTGACCGGGTCTGGGGCGAGATCAAACTCCCCGATGTGGACGAGAACAACTGGCGCCCGGCCGCTCTCGCGCTGGCCAACAGCCTGCACGCGATGCTGACCGACCACGCCTGGCTCGGCCCGGCCTTCGGCAGCTACCTGTTCTACGGTCCCGGCAAGGCCCGCTTCGACGACCGCAGCCTGGCGGTGTTCGAAGCCGCCGGGTTCACGCCGGACGAAGCCGACCAGGCGGCTGGCACGGTGATGCTGTTCGTACTGGCCAGCTCGCTGAGCACCTCGATGGAGCTCTCCCTGACCCGCCGCATCAGCCGCGCGGGCGGCGACCCGACCGAGCAGATGCGCGAAACCATCGCCAAGCAGAGCGAGATCGCGATGGACTACCCGTACCTGCGCGCCCGACTGGATTCCACCGCCGCCACCGACTACACCGCCGCACCCGACAACAGCTTCAACTTCGGCCTAGAATCCATACTCGACGGATTCGAGGCCCGGTTGAAGGCCAAGGGCCGTGGCTGA
- a CDS encoding nitroreductase family protein produces MAEISTVPAPRFDIDAERALANARHFAEVMAKRRTVRDFSDEPVDLDVISACVEAAATAPSGANVQPWRFVVVTDRKVKKRIRLAAEAEEREFYDRRASDEWLKALAPLGTDDSKPFLDTAPVLIAVFEVHKGPTEPRPYYVKESVGIAVGFLLAALHQAGLATLTHTPSPMKFLGELCGRPHNERPFVLIPVGYPAPGAQVPAITRKPVSEVMVTL; encoded by the coding sequence ATGGCCGAGATCAGCACCGTTCCCGCGCCCCGCTTCGACATCGACGCCGAGCGGGCCCTGGCCAACGCGCGCCACTTCGCCGAGGTGATGGCCAAACGCCGCACCGTGCGCGACTTCAGCGACGAACCGGTGGACCTGGACGTCATCTCCGCCTGCGTCGAGGCCGCCGCCACCGCGCCCAGCGGCGCGAACGTGCAGCCGTGGCGGTTCGTCGTCGTCACCGACCGCAAGGTCAAGAAGCGGATCCGGCTGGCCGCCGAGGCCGAGGAGCGCGAGTTCTACGACCGACGCGCCTCGGACGAGTGGCTGAAAGCCCTGGCGCCATTGGGAACCGACGACAGCAAGCCGTTCCTGGACACCGCGCCGGTTCTCATCGCCGTCTTCGAGGTCCACAAGGGCCCGACCGAGCCGAGGCCGTACTACGTCAAGGAGTCGGTGGGCATCGCGGTCGGATTCCTGCTGGCGGCACTGCATCAGGCGGGACTGGCGACCCTGACGCACACGCCCTCGCCGATGAAGTTCCTGGGCGAGCTGTGCGGGCGGCCCCACAACGAGCGGCCGTTCGTGCTGATCCCCGTCGGCTATCCGGCACCCGGCGCCCAGGTCCCCGCGATCACCCGCAAGCCGGTCTCGGAGGTCATGGTCACGCTGTGA